The following coding sequences lie in one Haladaptatus sp. DJG-WS-42 genomic window:
- a CDS encoding NAD(P)H-hydrate dehydratase, producing MISSDRMAAVDENAAALGVPQKQLMESSGNAVARVVRDLASPGASIAIVAGRGNNGGDAFVAARFLDDYDVTVNLLGREESIATDIARENWDALKKAEYDIREVRDSTALDLGDPDLIVDGMLGTGVTGELREPEKSAAEAVNAAGATVVSVDVPTGMDADTGSSAGIAVGADHVVTFHDMKPGLENFPNVTVADIGIPATAELFVGPGDLRTLTRVSESHKGDHGRVLIVGGGPYTGAPALAGQAALRAGADLVRVACPNTVAREIQGYSENLILRPFDGDRLGPEHVEFLLEIAADHDTVVFGPGLGSANETLDAVGQFLEAFDGTAVVDADALQVVPEIETDATLICTPHQGELAKMGGETDADWRTRKELVEQFAETLGHALLVKGAYDVISDGETTRVNRTGNPGMTVGGTGDVLAGATGALAATQEPMHAAAIAAYATGRAGDLVVEERGYGMMATDLLSTLPVALWGERRE from the coding sequence ATGATTTCGAGCGACCGGATGGCCGCCGTAGACGAGAACGCGGCGGCTCTCGGAGTGCCCCAAAAACAGTTGATGGAGTCGAGTGGCAACGCCGTCGCTCGCGTCGTCCGTGACCTCGCCTCCCCCGGTGCGTCCATCGCTATCGTCGCCGGACGCGGAAACAACGGCGGCGATGCCTTCGTCGCCGCTCGCTTTCTCGATGACTACGACGTGACCGTCAACCTACTCGGCCGCGAGGAGTCCATCGCAACCGACATCGCCCGTGAGAACTGGGACGCCCTCAAGAAGGCCGAGTACGACATCCGAGAAGTCCGCGACTCGACGGCGCTCGATCTTGGCGACCCCGACCTCATTGTCGATGGGATGCTCGGCACAGGCGTGACGGGCGAACTGCGTGAACCCGAGAAGTCCGCAGCCGAAGCCGTAAACGCCGCCGGAGCAACGGTCGTCTCCGTGGACGTCCCGACGGGAATGGACGCGGACACCGGTTCCTCCGCCGGAATCGCGGTCGGCGCAGACCACGTCGTCACGTTCCACGACATGAAACCCGGCCTCGAAAACTTCCCAAACGTCACCGTCGCAGACATCGGGATTCCCGCCACCGCAGAGCTGTTTGTCGGGCCGGGCGACCTCCGCACGCTCACCCGAGTGTCGGAGAGCCATAAGGGCGACCACGGCCGCGTACTCATCGTCGGCGGCGGCCCGTACACCGGCGCGCCGGCGCTCGCAGGGCAAGCCGCACTCCGGGCTGGCGCAGACCTCGTGCGGGTCGCGTGCCCAAACACTGTCGCCCGCGAAATACAAGGCTACAGCGAGAACCTGATTCTCCGCCCGTTCGACGGCGACCGGCTCGGCCCCGAACACGTCGAGTTTTTACTTGAAATCGCCGCAGACCACGATACGGTCGTGTTTGGCCCCGGCCTCGGGAGTGCAAACGAAACTCTCGACGCGGTCGGTCAGTTCCTCGAAGCCTTCGACGGAACCGCCGTCGTGGACGCCGATGCGCTTCAAGTGGTTCCCGAAATCGAGACAGACGCCACGCTCATCTGCACGCCCCATCAAGGAGAACTCGCGAAAATGGGCGGCGAAACCGACGCCGACTGGCGTACCCGAAAGGAGTTGGTCGAGCAATTTGCGGAAACCCTTGGCCACGCGCTGCTCGTGAAAGGAGCCTACGACGTGATTTCAGACGGTGAGACGACGCGCGTCAATCGCACGGGCAACCCCGGGATGACCGTTGGCGGAACCGGCGACGTGCTCGCTGGCGCGACCGGCGCGCTCGCGGCGACACAAGAACCGATGCATGCTGCCGCCATCGCCGCATACGCGACGGGACGCGCTGGTGATTTGGTCGTCGAGGAGAGAGGATATGGTATGATGGCAACCGATTTACTTTCGACCCTCCCGGTCGCGCTCTGGGGTGAGCGCCGTGAGTGA
- the moaC gene encoding cyclic pyranopterin monophosphate synthase MoaC translates to MSDDLTHTTESGDVQMVDVGKKPDTARRAVAQGDIHLKPTTIAAIRESEIGKGDVLATARVGAIQAVKHTWETIPMCHQIPITNVDTEFEVGDEKITLTVAVETTGKTGCEMEALEGVTTGLNVVWDMVKAVEKDENGQYPATQISDVRVLDKEKKTLEHSG, encoded by the coding sequence GTGAGTGACGACCTGACGCACACGACGGAGTCCGGTGACGTACAAATGGTCGATGTGGGCAAAAAGCCCGACACCGCCCGCCGCGCCGTTGCGCAGGGCGACATCCACCTCAAACCCACAACTATCGCCGCCATCCGCGAGAGCGAGATTGGCAAAGGCGACGTGCTCGCAACCGCCCGCGTCGGCGCGATTCAGGCAGTCAAGCACACGTGGGAGACCATCCCGATGTGCCACCAGATTCCGATTACGAACGTGGACACCGAGTTCGAGGTCGGAGACGAGAAAATTACGCTGACTGTGGCCGTCGAAACCACCGGCAAGACGGGCTGTGAGATGGAAGCCTTAGAAGGCGTCACGACTGGCCTGAATGTCGTCTGGGACATGGTAAAAGCCGTCGAGAAGGACGAGAACGGGCAGTATCCGGCAACCCAGATTTCTGACGTTCGCGTGCTCGATAAAGAGAAGAAAACGCTCGAACACTCAGGCTGA
- the hflX gene encoding GTPase HflX produces MKAVIVKRVDRGSADVKEICDLAAAAGYTVAETLTQTREADSALHIGEGKADELAALVTETGAGIVIFDNRLGPYQVFNLGKRLPEGVEVVDRFKLVLEIFGQRARTRKAQLQVELANLRYELPRAEAKASLAKRDERPGFMGLGEYDQNRERDIKSQISRLRDELTRIERREEQRREHRRETGFDLVALAGYTNAGKSTLLRQLARDVDVDENEALHPDIEATAESEDRLFTTLGTTTRRADMERNVLVTDTVGFITNLPHWLVESFKSTLDAVYHADLVLLVVDVSEPIEDIREKLVTCHDTLYERNEAPIVTVLNKADAVEPAEVQEKIEALSALAPDPVVISAKENLNMDLLCERIERALPPFEHERLVLPMTDETMSLVSWIHDNARVNDVDYGDQVIVDFEARPAIVEKSRSKAGELPLAESA; encoded by the coding sequence ATGAAGGCCGTTATCGTCAAACGTGTCGACAGGGGGAGTGCCGATGTCAAGGAAATCTGCGACCTCGCAGCAGCGGCGGGCTACACCGTCGCTGAGACGCTCACGCAAACGCGTGAGGCAGACTCAGCCCTCCACATCGGGGAGGGAAAGGCAGACGAACTCGCCGCGCTCGTCACAGAGACGGGTGCAGGCATCGTCATTTTCGACAATCGACTCGGGCCGTATCAGGTGTTCAACCTCGGCAAGCGCCTGCCAGAAGGCGTCGAGGTCGTAGACCGCTTCAAACTCGTCCTCGAAATCTTCGGCCAGCGTGCCCGTACGCGAAAGGCACAACTCCAAGTCGAACTCGCAAACCTTCGCTACGAACTCCCGCGTGCTGAGGCCAAAGCCAGCCTCGCAAAGCGCGACGAGCGTCCGGGGTTCATGGGGCTTGGCGAGTACGACCAGAACCGCGAGCGCGACATCAAATCCCAGATTTCGCGCCTCCGTGACGAACTCACGCGCATCGAACGGCGCGAAGAACAGCGCCGCGAACACCGCCGCGAAACGGGCTTCGACCTCGTTGCGCTCGCCGGGTACACGAACGCCGGGAAATCCACGCTCCTGCGGCAACTCGCCCGAGACGTTGACGTCGACGAAAACGAGGCGTTACACCCGGACATCGAAGCGACCGCCGAGTCAGAAGACCGCCTGTTCACCACGCTCGGGACGACGACTCGCCGCGCCGACATGGAGCGAAACGTCCTCGTCACGGATACGGTCGGGTTCATCACCAACCTGCCCCACTGGCTGGTCGAATCGTTCAAATCCACGCTCGATGCGGTGTATCACGCAGACCTCGTCCTCCTCGTCGTGGACGTTTCAGAGCCTATTGAGGACATCCGCGAGAAACTCGTCACCTGCCACGACACGCTGTACGAGCGCAACGAAGCGCCCATCGTGACCGTCCTGAACAAGGCTGATGCGGTGGAACCGGCCGAAGTGCAGGAGAAAATCGAGGCGCTCTCCGCGCTCGCGCCTGACCCTGTGGTCATCAGCGCAAAGGAGAACCTGAACATGGACCTGCTCTGTGAGCGCATCGAACGCGCGCTCCCGCCGTTCGAACACGAGCGGCTCGTCCTCCCGATGACCGACGAGACGATGAGCCTCGTTTCGTGGATTCACGACAACGCCCGCGTGAACGACGTTGACTACGGCGACCAAGTCATCGTGGACTTCGAAGCTCGGCCTGCAATTGTCGAGAAATCGCGGTCGAAAGCGGGCGAGTTGCCGCTCGCAGAATCAGCCTGA
- a CDS encoding FUN14 domain-containing protein, which produces MVDINLQQLGIEAGGGALIGAIIGYAAKKIAKIIAVIIGLQLALFKFLESRQILTVDWEKLTAGFVNAGEQATSATPPSWITTILETFAVGASFTAGFLLGFRKG; this is translated from the coding sequence ATGGTGGATATTAACCTCCAACAACTCGGCATCGAAGCCGGGGGTGGGGCCCTCATCGGGGCGATTATTGGCTATGCGGCAAAGAAGATAGCCAAGATTATCGCCGTCATCATCGGTCTCCAACTAGCCTTGTTCAAGTTCTTAGAATCGCGCCAGATTCTCACCGTCGATTGGGAGAAACTGACCGCCGGTTTCGTCAACGCAGGTGAGCAGGCGACGTCTGCAACCCCGCCGTCGTGGATTACGACGATTTTAGAAACGTTCGCCGTCGGTGCAAGCTTCACCGCGGGCTTCCTGCTTGGCTTCCGTAAAGGATAG
- a CDS encoding mechanosensitive ion channel domain-containing protein codes for MVGQIVLQVTLPESLSAYREVLTEVSWFLAGALAVYLVGRFLFIPLMLRVVRARNRNNPTIETAAETYLRVGFALLATLAGIIAAGYGSVLTGSAVVIAALTFLLGISGQEVFGSLISGMFLVADPDFNVGDWISWSGGQGTVEAVDFRVTRIRTPNNETITVPNTELTTNALTRPFGRDSFRVTEQVYLPYDEDTERALLEIQQVAANQERAEPEPAPNARITDLGPNAITVQAEFWVDDPAGSNIATIRSDFRRLLKRRFVEAGLTLSPPTGHHLSGSLRVEQEL; via the coding sequence ATGGTCGGACAAATTGTGTTGCAGGTGACTCTCCCCGAGTCGCTTTCTGCCTATCGTGAGGTGCTCACGGAGGTTTCGTGGTTTCTCGCCGGGGCACTCGCCGTGTATCTCGTCGGTCGCTTTCTGTTCATCCCGCTCATGCTTCGGGTGGTTCGAGCGCGCAATCGAAACAATCCAACGATAGAGACAGCAGCAGAAACGTATCTCCGCGTCGGATTTGCGCTGTTGGCGACGCTTGCGGGCATCATCGCCGCGGGTTACGGGAGCGTCCTCACCGGTTCTGCGGTCGTCATCGCCGCGCTGACGTTTCTGCTTGGCATCTCCGGACAGGAGGTGTTCGGGTCGCTCATCAGCGGAATGTTCCTCGTTGCTGACCCAGATTTCAACGTCGGCGACTGGATTTCGTGGTCGGGCGGGCAGGGAACCGTCGAAGCCGTCGATTTCAGGGTCACACGGATTCGGACGCCGAACAACGAGACCATCACCGTCCCGAACACGGAGCTTACGACAAACGCGCTCACTCGCCCGTTTGGTCGCGATTCGTTTCGGGTGACAGAGCAGGTGTACTTGCCCTACGACGAGGACACAGAACGTGCCTTGCTCGAGATTCAACAGGTAGCGGCGAATCAGGAGCGAGCAGAGCCAGAGCCAGCGCCGAACGCCCGTATCACGGACCTCGGGCCGAATGCGATTACCGTGCAAGCCGAGTTCTGGGTTGACGACCCGGCCGGGAGTAACATTGCGACGATACGCTCTGATTTCAGACGGCTGTTGAAACGACGGTTCGTCGAGGCGGGCTTGACGCTCTCGCCGCCGACTGGCCACCACCTTTCGGGGTCGCTCCGGGTTGAGCAGGAGCTATAA
- a CDS encoding ribosome assembly factor SBDS, which produces MISLDEAVTARLESHGARFEVLVDPDAALAIKRDEFKGDLEDVIAADDVFEDASRGDRPAEEDLESVFGTTDPMEIIPEVIKRGEIQITADQRREMQEQKRKQLVATIARNAINPQMDNAPHPPDRIEAALEQAGFKVDPMERVEEQVDDALEALRPVIPIRFDTVTIAARIPAQYAGSAQARIRKFGDLEREEWQNDGSWVGVITFPAGLQNEFYSLVNEQSSGEAETQIIKDEDDIKTR; this is translated from the coding sequence ATGATTTCACTTGACGAGGCCGTCACGGCCCGACTCGAATCACACGGTGCGCGATTTGAGGTTCTCGTTGACCCGGACGCCGCACTGGCCATCAAACGAGACGAGTTCAAAGGCGACTTAGAGGACGTCATCGCCGCAGACGACGTGTTCGAAGACGCCTCACGCGGCGACCGACCGGCAGAAGAGGACTTAGAGTCGGTGTTCGGGACGACAGACCCGATGGAGATTATCCCTGAGGTCATCAAACGCGGTGAGATTCAGATTACCGCAGACCAGCGCCGCGAGATGCAAGAACAGAAGCGAAAGCAGTTGGTGGCGACCATCGCGCGAAACGCCATCAACCCGCAGATGGACAACGCCCCGCACCCACCAGACCGTATTGAAGCAGCGCTCGAACAAGCCGGATTCAAAGTTGACCCGATGGAGCGCGTAGAAGAACAGGTCGATGACGCACTTGAGGCGCTGCGCCCCGTCATCCCGATTCGCTTCGACACGGTGACCATCGCCGCGAGAATTCCTGCCCAGTACGCAGGCAGTGCACAGGCTCGCATCCGGAAGTTCGGTGACTTAGAGCGCGAAGAGTGGCAAAACGACGGCTCGTGGGTCGGCGTCATCACCTTCCCCGCCGGACTGCAAAACGAGTTCTACAGCCTCGTAAACGAGCAATCGAGCGGTGAGGCGGAGACGCAAATCATCAAAGACGAAGACGACATCAAGACACGGTAA
- the psmA gene encoding archaeal proteasome endopeptidase complex subunit alpha, producing the protein MQGQAQQQAYDRGITIFSPDGRLYQVEYAREAVKRGTASIGVRTTDGIVLAVDKRIRSPLMERTSVEKIHKADDHIGIASAGHVADARQLIDFARRQAQINQLRYGEPIGVETLTKEVTDHIQQYTQVGGARPFGVALIIGGIENGRPRLYETDPSGTPYEWKALAVGADRGEIQDYLEANYSEELDLDAGVGLALRALAEVNDGKLRPEGIGVATISLDEDFAELDDESVESYLTELDLLDTESDDE; encoded by the coding sequence ATGCAGGGACAAGCCCAACAACAGGCCTACGACCGTGGAATTACGATTTTCTCCCCGGACGGACGCCTCTACCAGGTCGAGTACGCCCGTGAGGCAGTCAAGCGAGGAACCGCGAGCATCGGTGTCCGGACGACGGACGGCATCGTGCTCGCAGTTGACAAGCGCATTCGCTCGCCGCTCATGGAGCGCACTAGCGTCGAAAAGATTCACAAGGCCGACGACCACATCGGCATCGCAAGCGCCGGGCACGTCGCAGACGCCCGTCAGCTCATCGACTTCGCCCGCCGCCAGGCGCAGATCAACCAACTGCGCTACGGCGAGCCAATCGGCGTCGAAACGCTCACGAAGGAAGTCACCGACCACATCCAGCAGTACACGCAGGTCGGCGGCGCACGCCCATTCGGCGTCGCGCTCATCATCGGCGGCATCGAAAACGGCCGCCCACGCCTCTACGAGACGGACCCATCCGGGACGCCGTACGAGTGGAAGGCGCTCGCCGTCGGCGCAGACCGTGGTGAGATTCAAGACTACCTCGAAGCGAACTACTCTGAGGAACTTGACCTCGATGCTGGTGTCGGTCTCGCCCTCCGCGCACTCGCAGAGGTCAACGACGGCAAACTCCGTCCAGAGGGCATCGGTGTCGCCACCATTTCCCTCGACGAAGACTTCGCAGAATTAGACGACGAGTCCGTCGAATCCTACCTCACGGAACTCGACCTGCTCGACACCGAGTCGGACGACGAATAA
- a CDS encoding Rpp14/Pop5 family protein produces the protein MKHLPKHIRPRWRYLAVHIEAWPETSFNRRTFQRHVWYATQNLHGDPGAATLDMKVIRFSFADGDGHAIVRTRRGEEDRARAALACLHEIEGDTVGVSVAGISGTVRACEEKYIGRRRVKPTQRKVVFAGADVSAVERGSRFDVRDDGAFVGATELDLE, from the coding sequence ATGAAACACCTCCCGAAACACATCCGCCCGCGGTGGCGGTATCTCGCCGTCCACATAGAGGCGTGGCCAGAGACGAGCTTCAACCGCCGAACCTTCCAGCGCCACGTCTGGTACGCCACCCAGAACCTCCACGGCGACCCGGGAGCGGCGACCCTCGACATGAAGGTCATCCGGTTTTCGTTCGCAGACGGCGACGGGCACGCCATCGTGCGGACGCGCCGCGGCGAGGAAGACCGTGCTCGTGCAGCGCTCGCCTGCCTCCACGAAATCGAGGGCGACACCGTGGGCGTTTCCGTCGCCGGAATCAGCGGGACGGTGCGTGCTTGTGAAGAAAAGTATATAGGTCGCCGAAGGGTAAAACCGACACAGAGAAAAGTCGTCTTTGCAGGCGCAGATGTGTCCGCCGTCGAACGGGGTTCCCGGTTCGACGTGCGCGATGATGGCGCGTTTGTCGGGGCGACAGAACTCGATCTCGAGTGA
- a CDS encoding RNase P subunit p30 family protein: protein MYEAVHAHPDGDSTVARFAATAKSYGYDGIVVRNHGDATAEFDSASLSDATGIDVVDAIEIRADNPAQASGHVGNYRPKKTMLVVHGGSTKVNRFACEQERVDVLAHPMAGRGDLNHVLAKAAARNNVRIEFNFGDVLRRHGGPRVQALQNLRKLRELVEYYDVPYVVSADPQSHLALRAPRDLIALGETIGFSKVQMQAGLEEWGTIAAHNREVMDESFIEPGVTRGRYEEVSK from the coding sequence ATGTACGAAGCAGTCCACGCACACCCCGACGGCGACAGCACCGTGGCCAGATTCGCGGCGACGGCGAAGTCGTATGGGTACGACGGAATCGTCGTCCGGAATCACGGGGACGCCACCGCCGAGTTCGACAGCGCGTCACTCAGCGACGCAACCGGCATCGATGTCGTGGACGCCATCGAGATTCGCGCCGACAACCCCGCACAGGCGAGCGGTCACGTCGGCAACTACCGCCCGAAAAAGACGATGCTCGTCGTCCACGGCGGGAGCACGAAGGTAAATCGTTTTGCGTGCGAACAAGAGCGCGTGGACGTACTCGCCCACCCGATGGCCGGGCGTGGCGACCTGAACCACGTCCTCGCAAAAGCCGCAGCGCGCAATAACGTCCGCATCGAGTTCAACTTCGGTGACGTACTCCGTCGCCACGGCGGCCCGAGAGTGCAGGCGCTCCAAAATCTGCGCAAACTCCGGGAACTCGTCGAGTACTACGACGTGCCGTATGTGGTGAGCGCCGACCCACAGAGCCACTTAGCGCTGCGCGCCCCGCGCGACCTCATCGCGCTTGGAGAGACGATTGGCTTTTCGAAAGTGCAGATGCAAGCCGGGCTCGAAGAGTGGGGCACCATCGCGGCGCACAACCGCGAGGTAATGGACGAGTCGTTCATCGAACCTGGCGTTACTCGCGGGCGCTACGAGGAGGTTTCAAAATGA
- a CDS encoding RNA-binding protein has translation MSKVPFHYIDLRTFCYATEDENRVIEAIRAFLPDEFELERMETKGHHGDRIVILSARVEKADDVRVVLDKLAALENIDQVRAEIDQRVDDNCSFFIHLDKQAAFKDIAKLGEGLSLRGKVEAYPAKKAKAVEIVREAI, from the coding sequence ATGTCGAAGGTTCCATTTCACTACATCGACCTCCGCACATTTTGCTACGCAACTGAGGACGAAAACCGCGTCATAGAGGCGATTCGAGCGTTTCTCCCCGACGAATTCGAACTCGAACGGATGGAGACAAAGGGCCACCACGGCGACCGCATCGTCATCCTCTCTGCCCGCGTCGAAAAGGCAGACGACGTGCGAGTGGTGCTCGACAAGCTCGCAGCGCTCGAAAACATCGACCAAGTGCGCGCAGAAATCGACCAGCGCGTAGACGACAACTGCTCGTTTTTCATCCACCTCGACAAGCAAGCGGCGTTCAAAGACATCGCAAAGCTGGGCGAAGGACTCTCATTGCGCGGGAAGGTCGAAGCGTATCCCGCAAAGAAAGCGAAGGCAGTCGAAATTGTCAGAGAGGCCATCTGA
- a CDS encoding DUF1918 domain-containing protein, producing the protein MSFDEGDQVILHDKHSEYDGQSGTISQVIENMFGGATYTVMFDEGQEQGLSEDSLERLEDE; encoded by the coding sequence ATGAGCTTTGACGAAGGAGACCAAGTTATCCTGCACGACAAGCACAGTGAGTACGACGGCCAGTCCGGTACCATCAGCCAGGTCATCGAAAACATGTTCGGTGGCGCTACGTACACTGTGATGTTTGACGAGGGGCAAGAGCAGGGGCTCTCCGAGGATTCACTCGAACGGCTCGAAGACGAGTAA
- a CDS encoding NUDIX domain-containing protein, whose product MTPVDDLWFLASKADQAASQAYYQLSEAHDEYTEHTRTHRVSRNRFRTLARRINETGAPYGAHTIVYQPCGKLLLCRHEGVDMWVLPGGGVDPGESFHEAAHRELEEEAGVEATYDGLALLTRIHLRCGSHGTWGVLPVFAASADTTAPTVSDPDNDISAAEWFDHLPPDTRDRDDLVSWRERSLSV is encoded by the coding sequence ATGACGCCCGTAGACGACCTCTGGTTTCTCGCCTCAAAAGCAGACCAAGCCGCATCACAGGCCTATTACCAATTGTCTGAAGCCCACGACGAGTACACCGAACACACCCGAACCCACCGCGTCTCGCGCAACCGGTTTCGGACGCTCGCCCGGCGAATCAACGAGACAGGCGCACCCTACGGCGCACACACCATCGTCTACCAGCCGTGTGGGAAACTCCTGCTCTGTCGCCACGAAGGCGTCGACATGTGGGTGCTCCCCGGCGGCGGCGTCGACCCTGGTGAATCGTTCCACGAGGCCGCCCACCGCGAACTGGAAGAAGAAGCCGGTGTCGAAGCTACCTACGACGGGCTTGCGCTCTTGACCCGCATCCACCTTCGTTGTGGAAGCCACGGAACGTGGGGCGTCCTGCCCGTGTTCGCCGCGAGCGCGGACACGACAGCCCCGACGGTGAGCGACCCTGATAACGATATTTCGGCTGCAGAATGGTTCGACCACCTGCCCCCAGACACGCGCGACCGCGACGATCTCGTCAGCTGGCGCGAGCGATCACTGTCCGTGTGA
- the pyrI gene encoding aspartate carbamoyltransferase regulatory subunit: MSDHELRVSKIKSGTVIDHIPGGQALNVLAILGIDGSTGEAVSVGMNVPSDRLGRKDIVKVESRELSQDEVDVISLIAPMASINIIRDYEVQRKHRVERPDSVEGVLECPNPSCITNEREPVNTRFTVLDDAVRCDYCETIVRDNIAAHISDD, translated from the coding sequence ATGAGTGACCACGAACTTCGCGTCAGCAAAATCAAGAGCGGCACTGTCATCGACCACATCCCCGGCGGGCAGGCGCTGAACGTGCTTGCCATCCTCGGCATCGACGGCTCTACGGGCGAGGCCGTGAGCGTCGGGATGAACGTCCCCTCTGACCGCCTCGGCCGGAAGGACATCGTGAAAGTCGAGAGCCGCGAACTGAGCCAAGACGAGGTGGACGTCATCTCGCTCATCGCGCCGATGGCGAGCATCAACATCATCCGCGACTACGAAGTCCAGCGCAAACACCGCGTCGAGCGCCCGGACTCCGTTGAAGGCGTCCTCGAATGTCCGAACCCGTCGTGCATCACTAACGAGCGAGAACCGGTGAACACGCGCTTTACCGTCCTCGACGACGCAGTTCGCTGTGACTACTGCGAGACCATCGTCCGGGACAACATCGCCGCACACATCAGCGACGACTAA
- the pyrB gene encoding aspartate carbamoyltransferase: MWTDQLVSAKQLSRADIDAVLDHAAEIDENPAAFADRHTDKLLALLFYEPSTRTRLSFETAMKRLGGDVIDMGSIEASSVKKGETLADTVRVIEGYADGIVLRHPSQGSATMAAEYVDVPLVNAGDGAGQHPTQTLLDLYTIRKNVGFDDLTVGIMGDLKYGRTVHSLANALTQVDASQHFISPDSLKLPRRVRYDLHEAGANVKEHTELDKILPSLDVLYVTRIQRERFPDESEYRAVAGQYQIDAELLEAAKDDLIVMHPLPRVDEISADVDATDFANYFEQAHNGIPVRMALLDMMLDNE, encoded by the coding sequence ATGTGGACCGACCAGCTCGTCAGCGCGAAACAACTGTCGCGGGCGGACATCGACGCCGTCCTCGACCATGCCGCCGAAATCGATGAAAACCCGGCGGCGTTCGCCGACCGACACACCGACAAACTCCTCGCACTGCTTTTTTACGAACCCAGTACCCGGACGCGCCTCAGTTTCGAGACGGCGATGAAACGCCTCGGGGGCGACGTTATCGACATGGGCTCGATCGAAGCCTCAAGCGTCAAAAAAGGTGAAACGCTCGCAGACACCGTTCGCGTCATCGAAGGCTACGCCGACGGCATCGTGCTTCGCCACCCGAGTCAGGGCTCTGCGACCATGGCCGCAGAGTACGTAGACGTGCCACTCGTGAACGCTGGAGACGGCGCGGGCCAACACCCCACCCAGACGCTGCTCGACCTCTACACCATCCGCAAAAACGTTGGCTTCGACGACCTCACCGTGGGCATCATGGGCGACCTCAAATACGGGCGAACCGTCCACTCGCTCGCAAACGCGCTCACGCAGGTCGATGCGAGCCAGCACTTCATCAGCCCAGACAGCCTGAAACTCCCGCGTCGGGTGCGCTACGACCTCCACGAAGCCGGAGCGAACGTCAAAGAGCACACCGAGCTAGACAAGATTCTCCCGAGCCTCGACGTGCTCTACGTCACGCGCATCCAGCGCGAGCGGTTCCCCGACGAGAGCGAGTACCGCGCCGTCGCAGGCCAGTACCAAATCGACGCAGAACTCCTCGAAGCGGCCAAGGATGACCTCATCGTCATGCACCCACTCCCACGGGTTGATGAGATTTCTGCGGACGTCGATGCGACCGACTTTGCAAACTACTTCGAGCAGGCTCACAACGGGATTCCCGTCCGAATGGCGCTGCTCGACATGATGTTAGACAATGAGTGA
- a CDS encoding P-loop NTPase — protein MSDGGATDAMLAVAGGKGGCGKTTTTLGLAGALARAGRDVVAVDADCAMPNLHELAGVPRNPGLPALETDSVEAASHSYPENPRVRIVPAGPPKSDCSLTRALMNLPASHETLLDCPAGAGPAAAGPLRVADRTLLVSTPNPASLCAAVKTAAMARALSAPPIGVLLTRCETPPAGIGRLFDCPVLGCISLPADSIFENRQTVTEFDTLLGRGVLGNI, from the coding sequence ATGTCCGATGGCGGGGCCACCGACGCCATGCTCGCCGTTGCCGGAGGCAAAGGAGGCTGTGGAAAAACAACGACAACACTCGGACTCGCGGGTGCGCTCGCCCGCGCTGGACGCGACGTGGTCGCCGTGGACGCAGACTGTGCGATGCCAAATCTCCACGAACTGGCAGGCGTCCCCCGCAATCCCGGCCTTCCGGCGCTCGAAACCGATTCAGTGGAAGCGGCGAGCCACAGCTATCCTGAGAACCCTCGCGTCAGAATCGTCCCCGCTGGACCACCGAAGAGTGACTGTTCGCTCACTCGTGCGCTCATGAACCTTCCTGCCTCCCACGAAACGCTCCTCGACTGTCCGGCTGGAGCGGGGCCTGCTGCCGCTGGGCCGCTCCGCGTCGCAGACCGGACGCTGCTCGTCTCGACGCCGAATCCCGCGAGTCTCTGTGCTGCCGTGAAAACCGCGGCGATGGCCCGCGCGCTTTCGGCCCCGCCGATTGGCGTCCTCCTCACACGTTGTGAGACACCGCCCGCAGGCATCGGACGGCTCTTTGACTGCCCGGTACTCGGCTGTATCAGTCTCCCTGCTGACAGTATTTTCGAGAATCGGCAGACTGTAACGGAATTTGATACACTCCTCGGGCGAGGAGTTCTGGGGAACATTTAA